In Populus nigra chromosome 1, ddPopNigr1.1, whole genome shotgun sequence, one genomic interval encodes:
- the LOC133693766 gene encoding transcription termination factor MTERF8, chloroplastic-like: protein MAARKKNLQLLLSLIQKRCLQTSSADALLPPTRTTTNINASSSSSFDVHFLMNSCGLSSKSALSVSHKLQLHQNKLQKPQSVLLFLKSHGFDDSQIAQLIEKRPKILHSGIDDTLKPKFDFFVKNGFTGKLLPQLIASDPNILSAAVDSHLKPCFELLKLFLGSPDRIVVALKRAPFLMSFSFKGAVQPNIELLIKEGMHVDRVAKLLSLHARVILVKHDRMVYAVNALKNLGVEPKTPVFLHAAKVMLSMSKSNWRKKIEVMKSLGWSEEEIIVAFKRYPYLLACSEEKIRKSLDFFVNTLKLEPQAIITCPEYLSYSVDRRLRPRHDVLKVLVSKKLVKEDEKIVRAVTRISDRDFLEKYVTKYADKVTGLLEIYGGISKAKKMES from the coding sequence ATGGCCGCTAGAAAGAAAAACCTGCAGCTGCTGCTTTCTCTTATACAAAAACGATGTCTCCAAACATCATCTGCTGATGCTCTACTTCCACCCACCAGGACCACCACCAACATCAAtgcttcatcttcatcatcatttgatgttcatttcctcatgaATTCATGTGGGCTTTCCTCAAAATCTGCCCTTTCAGTTTCCCACAAGCTCCAACTCCACCAAAATAAGCTCCAAAAACCACAATCTGTGCTCCTCTTCTTGAAATCTCACGGATTTGACGATTCCCAAATCGCCCAATTAATTGAAAAGCGACCCAAAATCCTCCATAGCGGAATAGACGACACTTTGAAGCCCAAATTCGACTTCTTCGTTAAAAATGGCTTCACGGGTAAGCTTCTGCCTCAGCTTATCGCCTCCGATCCGAATATTTTGTCAGCGGCTGTAGATTCTCATCTTAAACCATGTTTTGAGCTTCTCAAGTTATTTCTGGGCAGTCCTGACAGAATTGTAGTTGCCTTAAAGCGTGCGccttttttaatgtcttttagTTTCAAGGGTGCTGTTCAGCCAAATATTGAGTTGTTGATAAAAGAGGGAATGCATGTTGATAGGGTTGCAAAACTTCTAAGTTTGCATGCAAGAGTGATACTGGTTAAGCATGATAGGATGGTTTATGCAGTGAATGCTTTGAAGAATTTGGGTGTTGAACCCAAGACTCCTGTGTTTCTACATGCTGCTAAGGTAATGTTATCCATGAGTAAGTCGAATTGGAGGAAGAAAATTGAGGTTATGAAGAGCCTTGGATGGAGTGAAGAGGAGATTATTGTGGCTTTTAAACGATACCCTTATCTATTAGCATGCTCAGAGGAGAAAATCAGAAAATCGTTGGATTTCTTTGTGAATACTTTAAAGTTAGAACCACAGGCTATAATTACATGTCCCGAGTATTTGTCATATTCGGTTGATAGAAGGCTTCGTCCCAGGCATGATGTTTTGAAGGTTTTGGTGTCAAAGAAGCTGGTTAAAGAAGATGAGAAGATTGTGCGGGCAGTAACCCGCATTAGTGATAGAGATTTCCTGGAAAAGTATGTTACTAAATATGCAGACAAGGTGACAGGTTTATTGGAAATATATGGTGGTATCAGCAAGGCAAAAAAGATGGAATCTTGA
- the LOC133681116 gene encoding probable protein arginine N-methyltransferase 3, whose amino-acid sequence MASNDQTELNKAEKPVIEQESDSEFEEENEDWDDWGEDDDNDGGENDKPFMCLFLDSKFSSCSELFEHCRLAHKFDFDGIRKELGLDFYGSFKLINYVRSQVAENRCWSCGLACQSQQDIQNHLHETVKLKDIKPLWDDDKYLKPFMQDDPLLYSFNEDEEGEDNHMTLDDQEELMRDLRNIDEMCIEDTDTLEKSAHGYGENGAKEVASTSSSHENMGNSSKMEMVNGDSEERVGSSDGKPSDKHSKASIMNLVDKDIKKANANYFGAYSSFGIHREMISDKVRMDAYGQAILKNPSLMTGAVVMDVGCGTGILSLFAAKTGASRVIAVEASEKMASVATQIAKENGLWRCTEGNNQYTGVMEVVQGMVEEIDKSIQIKPHSVDVLLSEWMGYCLLYETMLSSVLFARDKWLKPGGAILPDTASIYAAGFGRGGTSLPFWEEVYGFNMSCVGKELVQDAAKFPIVDVVDEKDLVTDAVLLQTFDLATMKPDEVDFTASIELEPKSICLANNSTELTSKTTWCYGVVLWFDTGFTPRFCKETPSVLSTSPYTPKTHWSQTIFTFLEPIAMAPGKPYVDKSAAVGTDACPASRIHLRISIARAVEHHRSIDISIETSGVDLDGRKRCWPVQIFNLS is encoded by the exons ATGGCAAGTAACGACCAAACAGAACTCAACAAAGCTGAGAAACCAGTTATCGAGCAAGAATCCGATTCAGAATTCGAAGAAGAAAACGAAGACTGGGACGATTGGGGAGAAGACGACGACAACGACGGTGGAGAAAACGACAAgcctttcatgtgtttgtttcttgattCAAAGTTCAGTTCTTGCAGTGAGTTGTTCGAGCACTGTCGCTTGGCTCACAAGTTTGATTTTGATGGGATAAGGAAGGAACTGGGCTTGGATTTCTATGGTTCGTTCAAGCTAATCAACTATGTCAGGTCTCAG GTGGCAGAAAATAGATGTTGGAGTTGTGGGCTTGCCTGTCAATCCCAGCAAGATATACAGAATCATTTACATGAAACAGTAAAGTTGAAAGACATTAAGCCTTTGTGGGATGATGATAAATATTTGAAACCTTTCATGCAAGATGATCCGCTATTGTACAGTTtcaatgaagatgaagaaggtGAAGATAATCATATGACGCTGGATGACCAAGAGGAACTAATGAGGGATTTGAGGAATATTGATGAGATGTGCATTGAAGACACTGACACGCTGGAAAAATCTGCTCATGGCTATGGAGAAAATGGAGCAAAAGAGGTTGCTTCTACTTCCAGCAGTCATGAGAACATGGGAAATTCTTCAAAGATGGAAATGGTTAACGGAGATTCTGAAGAACGTGTTGGTTCGTCAGATGGAAAGCCATCAGATAAGCATTCAAAAGCTTCTATTATGAATCTTGTTGATAAGGATATCAAGAAAGCCAATGCGAATTATTTTGGGGCTTACAGTTCATTTGGTATACATAGAGAGATGATAAGCGATAAG GTTAGGATGGATGCTTATGGTCAAGCTATATTGAAAAACCCTTCTCTCATGACTGGTGCAGTTGTGATGGATGTAGGTTGTGGAACTGGCATATTAAG tcTCTTTGCTGCCAAAACAGGGGCTTCAAGAGTAATTGCAGTCGAAGCCAGTGAGAAGATGGCTTCCGTGGCAACTCAG ATTGCAAAAGAAAATGGCCTTTGGCGGTGCACTGAAGGCAATAACCAGTATACTGGAGTGATGGAGGTGGTTCAAGGTATGGTTGAAGAGATTGATAAATCCATACAAATTAAACCGCATAGTGTCGATGTATTATTGAGTGAGTGGATGGGGTACTGCCTACTTTATGAGACAATGCTGAGCTCAGTGCTGTTTGCCAGAGATAAATGGTTGAAGCCTGGGGGTGCCATCCTCCCTGACACAGCGAGTATT TATGCTGCTGGATTTGGAAGAGGTGGCACTAGTCTTCCATTCTGGGAAGAGGTGTATGGTTTCAATATGTCTTGTGTTGGCAAGGAACTTGTTCAGGATGCTGCTAAATTTCCTATTGTTGATGTTGTGGATGAGAAGGATTTGGTGACTGACGCTGTGCTTCTCCAG ACTTTTGACTTGGCAACCATGAAGCCTGATGAAGTGGATTTCACTGCAAGCATCGAGTTGGAACCAAAGTCGATCTGTCTGGCAAACAACTCCACTGAATTGACCTCTAAAACAACCTGGTGCTATGGTGTTGTGTTGTGGTTTGATACTGGTTTTACCCCAAGGTTCTGCAAAGAAACTCCATCCGTTTTGTCTACATCACCATACACTCCAAAAACACATTGGTCCCAAACAATTTTCACCTTCCTTGAGCCAATAGCAATGGCACCAGGAAAACCCTATGTTGACAAATCCGCAGCTGTTGGCACAGATGCATGTCCTGCCTCAAGAATTCATCTACGCATCAGCATTGCCCGTGCTGTCGAACACCACCGCAGCATTGACATTTCAATTGAAACTTCTGGAGTTGACCTTGATGGACGGAAACGCTGTTGGCCAGTGCAGATATTCAATCTATCTTAA